The DNA region TCTCGAAGTACGACTCGGTGTAGCGGGTGAAGTCGGGGTCGTTCCACAGGTGGACCGGCATCGGCGGGACCGGCTGCAGGATCACCAGGTCGCCGACGCGGTCGACGACCGGGACACCGTCGTCGTCCCAGGCCGCGCAGTCGACCCCGGCCAGCCGGCCGCCGATCCGGCCCGGCCGGACCGGGGCGTAGTCGTTCGACCCGACGAATGCGCCGGAGACGTCGGTGCCGCCGCTGGTCGAGTCGATCTTGACGTCCGCGCCGACGTGCTCCCAGACCCAGCGGTAGCCGTCGGGCGGGAGCGCGGAGCCGCTGACCAGCACGTGACGCAGCCGCTCGGGGGTCTCGGCCGGCGGGGTGGAGGCGGTGATGACGGCCGCGCCGAGCAGCATGACGTCGGCGCCGGTGCGGGCGGCGACGTCCCAGACCCCGCTGGCCGGGCTGCCCTCGTACAGGACGATCGTCGCGCCGTGCAGCAGCGCGCCGAGCTGCATGTTCCACAGGGCCCAGCCGGTCGAGGTGTAGGTGAACATGCGCTCGCCGGGGCGGAGTCCGCAGTAGAGGCCCGCCCATTTCAGGCCTTCGAGCGTGATTCCGCCGTGGCCGTGGACCAGGCCTTTGGGCAGGCCGGTGGTGCCCGAGGTGAACAGGACCCAGAGCGGGTGGGAGAACTCGACCTGTTCGTACTTCTCCGGGGCGGTGGGCTCGAGCAGCTCGGGCCAGAGGGTTGCTCGGGCCGGTTGTGGCCGGCCGAGGTACGGGACGTGGACGAACTCGCGGACGGTCGGGAGGTTCTCGCGTAGGCGGGCGACGACCTCGGTGCGGTCGATCTCCTTGCCGTTCCAGTGGTAGCCGTCGGCCGCGATCAGCACGGTGGGTTCGAGCTGGGCCAGGCGTCCGATCGTGCCTTCGGCGCCGAAGTCCGGGGTGCAGCAGGACCAGATCGCGCCGACCGCCGCGGTGGCCAGGCAGGCGATGACCGCGTGCTCGGTGTTCGGGAGGTAGGCGCAGACGCGGTCGCCGGGGTGGACGCCGTGGTTCCGCAGCCAGTGGGCGACCGCCGCCACTTGCTCCCGGAGACTCCGGTAGGTGGTTTCTTTCTGGTCGCGGTGGCCTTCTCCGACGCTGAGCAGCGCCACGTCGTGGTCGGCGCCTCTTCTGAGCGCGTGTTCGGCCCAGTTCAGCCGGGCGCCGGAGAACCAGCGGGTGCGGGGCATGGGGTCGGGCGTGCGTACCCGGGTCCACGGCGTCGCGAACGTGACGTCGTAGTAGTCGACGATCGAGAGCCAGAAGCGGTCGACGTCCTCGACCGACCAGGACCAGAGGGCGTCGTGATCGGGGAAGGGGCGGCCCTCGCGCCGCTCCAGCCAGTCGAGGTACGCGCGCAGCGCGGACCGGTCCGGAACCCTCATGCGGTGCACCGTAGAGCTGACGGTGCTGGTGGGCGCGACGGTTGAGAAAGCGTTGAGATTTCGGTGTGAACGGGTTGATGCGGAGCTAGCACCGTGAACGCATGAAGCTCGCTCTGTACCTTCCGAACTTCCGCGACAACGTGACCGTCAAGGAGCTCGAGGACCTGACGGCGCTGGCCGAGGACCTCGACTTCGACTCCGTGTGGACGCTCGACCGGATCGTCGTGCCGGAGGCCTCGGACCGCGCGGAGCTGCAGTTCCCGTTCGGCATGATGACCGAGTTCCCGAAGGGGATGCCGGTCGTCTCGCGGGGCAAGTGGTTCCAGGGCATGACGCTGATTCCGTGGCTCGCGGCGAAGACGCAGAAGGTCCGGATCGGGATGAGCATCATCGACACGCCCTACCGTTCGCCCGGTGTGCTCGCCGCCGAGCTCGCCACCCAGGACCACCTGGCCGGTGGCCGGCTGAACGTCGGGGTCGGGTCGGGCTGGATGCCCGAGGAGTTCGCGGCGGCGTCGGTGCCGCAGTTGTTCCCGCGCCGGCACGCGCACGTGCGGGAGACGATCGAGATCATGCAGGGGATCTGGTCGAACGAGCTGTTCGAGTACCACGGCGAGTTCGCGGACTTCCCGCTGTCGGGGTTCGGGCACAAGCCGATCCAGCAGCCCGGCCCGCCGATCTACTTCTCCGGCCTCAAGGACGCCCGGCGCTCGGCGCGGCGGATCGCGAAGTACGGGCTGCAGGGCTGGATCGGGATCCAGGACACGCCGGAGGAGATCAGCCGGTGGAGGGGTGAGATCGAGCGGGAGCTGGGGGAGTTGGGGCGTGGGTTCCCGGAGGGCTTCGACGTGTGTTCGATGATCTGGTTCGTGATCACGGACGAGCCGATGGATCAGAGCCCGGCCGGGAAGGGGACGAATTTGCTGGCCGGGACGGCGCAGCAGGTGGAGGACATGCTGAAGCGGTATCGGGATGCGGGGATGACGATGCCGTTGCTGTGGCCGCCGTTCCGGGATGTGCCTACGTCGAAGACTTTGGATGATCTGAAGCGGTTGACGGAGGAGATCATGCCGAAGGTGAATGCTGCTTGAGGGGCGCGGCCGTGGCGCACGCCTTATGGTGAGGTAGGTGCTCGCTAGGGCGCGGTGCGGGGGTGCGGCTCCGTTTGGGCGCGCGTCGAACGGACGCGGGCTTGGCAGCGACCCGCAGCGCCATCTGCCGCACATTCCACGGCGCGGCAGGGTCAGGGCCTGGCGGGCATGGTGGCGTGTGCAACTCGCGCCGGGGCCGGCAGTCCGCTTGGTGGGGGCGTGGCTCCGGCTGCGGCGCCGCGGTGGCGCGGGCCGCCCCCGCGCCGGAGCGCGCGCGAGGTGCGTGTAGTGCCTTGGTATTCACTCGCGAACGCGCGTCCTGGGCTCGTGTCGACCCGGTGATGGCTCTCCTGACTGGCTCGGAGCGCCCTGTCGGAGCGGTGAAATCGGCCGGGGAGTCCCCCGCGAAAAGACCCGAGGCGGCACGCAGATCAGCCCGCTCCCTCTCAGGCGTCTGGCGGCGCGCTCGCGGGAGCCCCAGCCACGTGCTTGCCGGGTGGTCGTAGCTCGGCCGGCCCGGGCGGCGGCTGGTGCCCGATCGCGCCGCTTTCGGTGCACATGTCGGCGCCGGTGCAGCACGGCCGGCCGGCAGAGTGACCGGACGCCCCCGCCGGGCAAGGCGCGCGGATGGATGACCGCCACCGACCTCGCCGCGGGCCCGTCGCCACCCTCGGCGAGGCCGCGCTCCGGTCGGACGGCGGCTCCGGCCCCCGTTTCCCCAGCGGAAGCATCCTCCGGCCAGCCGAGCCTTGGCGCGGGCGGAACCGAGGTCATCGGAACCGAGGGCATAGCCTCGCCGCGTCCGAGGTCTTGATGACCATGGGTGACATTCGTATCTTTTGTATCCGCTTCGTTGCTATCCGCTACTGTACGACCCGTCCTACCACTATGGACGGATGGAGAACTGTGTCATTACGTCGCACGGGGGCGACAGCGCAACGCGGGCGCGGTGTCGTGAAATGGTCGGCGGCCCTGGCCGCCGCGGTATTCGCACTGGTGATGGGCCTCGCACCCCCAGCTAACGCGGCCGGCGGGACGCCTCCCGCCGAAAAAGCCACCCTCACCTCGGTCACCGCGGCGGCTCCCGCCGCCGCGCCCAGTGGATGTTCCGCCGGGAACCTCTGCTTCTGGAACGGCACGAACTTCTCGGACGGGCCGGGTGAGCTGTCCGGCACCAACTCCAACTGGCAGGCGTTCTCGCACTCGACGTGCACGTCGACCAGCGGCGCCTCGTACAAGACCTGGAACGACTGCGCCTCGTCGCTCTACAACAACGGCACGAGTTGCGACGCTCGCGTGTGGACCGACTCCGGCTACCACGGGAGCAGCTACACGATGTCCCGCGGCCAGCGCATCACGAACCTGGCGACCTTCTACCCGGACGCCGGGGACACCTTCAACAACAGCATCTCGTCCAACGACTGGGTCTGCTGACCGTCTCACCAGGAGGAAAAGTGTCCAAGCTTCACACGGGGGCGACCGCGCGCGGACGGCGCGCAGTCGGAAGGTGGTCCGCGGCGGTCGTCGCGG from Cryptosporangium phraense includes:
- a CDS encoding acetoacetate--CoA ligase; translation: MRVPDRSALRAYLDWLERREGRPFPDHDALWSWSVEDVDRFWLSIVDYYDVTFATPWTRVRTPDPMPRTRWFSGARLNWAEHALRRGADHDVALLSVGEGHRDQKETTYRSLREQVAAVAHWLRNHGVHPGDRVCAYLPNTEHAVIACLATAAVGAIWSCCTPDFGAEGTIGRLAQLEPTVLIAADGYHWNGKEIDRTEVVARLRENLPTVREFVHVPYLGRPQPARATLWPELLEPTAPEKYEQVEFSHPLWVLFTSGTTGLPKGLVHGHGGITLEGLKWAGLYCGLRPGERMFTYTSTGWALWNMQLGALLHGATIVLYEGSPASGVWDVAARTGADVMLLGAAVITASTPPAETPERLRHVLVSGSALPPDGYRWVWEHVGADVKIDSTSGGTDVSGAFVGSNDYAPVRPGRIGGRLAGVDCAAWDDDGVPVVDRVGDLVILQPVPPMPVHLWNDPDFTRYTESYFETWPGVWRHGDWVTIHSDGSLTIHGRSDSTLNRQGVRLGSGDFYDVLETLPEIAETLVIGVEQPDDGYWLGLFVVPADGHRLDDALKRKIATTLREKLTPRHVPDEIVEAPAVPHTLTGKRLEVPIKKLLRGTPLAQAANPASVDDPEVLRWYERFASDRLG
- a CDS encoding LLM class flavin-dependent oxidoreductase, with the protein product MKLALYLPNFRDNVTVKELEDLTALAEDLDFDSVWTLDRIVVPEASDRAELQFPFGMMTEFPKGMPVVSRGKWFQGMTLIPWLAAKTQKVRIGMSIIDTPYRSPGVLAAELATQDHLAGGRLNVGVGSGWMPEEFAAASVPQLFPRRHAHVRETIEIMQGIWSNELFEYHGEFADFPLSGFGHKPIQQPGPPIYFSGLKDARRSARRIAKYGLQGWIGIQDTPEEISRWRGEIERELGELGRGFPEGFDVCSMIWFVITDEPMDQSPAGKGTNLLAGTAQQVEDMLKRYRDAGMTMPLLWPPFRDVPTSKTLDDLKRLTEEIMPKVNAA
- a CDS encoding peptidase inhibitor family I36 protein, which produces MKWSAALAAAVFALVMGLAPPANAAGGTPPAEKATLTSVTAAAPAAAPSGCSAGNLCFWNGTNFSDGPGELSGTNSNWQAFSHSTCTSTSGASYKTWNDCASSLYNNGTSCDARVWTDSGYHGSSYTMSRGQRITNLATFYPDAGDTFNNSISSNDWVC